A region from the Halomarina litorea genome encodes:
- the trpA gene encoding tryptophan synthase subunit alpha, producing MSRLDEAFADGPAFVPYLALGDPDLESSLEYVKALERGGADVIELGLAFSEPIAEGPTIQSAVVRSLEGGMTPTKFLDAVEDLDVDVPLVCMTYYNLIYQFGEEAGPRPFVERAAEVGLSGFVVPDLPAEESGPLREACDEFGLDLIFIVAPTTRGERLERLMDQTSGYVYVQARLGVTGAKADVSDQTGESLDRLSEWDVPKAVGFGISSGEQAREVVAAGADGVIVGSALVDIVAEGTSAASRTQSGDVAEGHENGDSTEEVAARLEEKARELKEGALAGAQARTRPERT from the coding sequence GTGAGCCGACTCGACGAAGCCTTCGCCGACGGCCCGGCGTTCGTCCCGTACCTCGCACTGGGCGACCCGGACCTCGAATCGTCTCTCGAATACGTGAAGGCCCTCGAACGCGGCGGTGCGGACGTCATCGAACTCGGTCTGGCGTTCTCCGAACCCATCGCGGAGGGCCCCACCATTCAGTCGGCCGTCGTCCGCTCGCTCGAAGGAGGGATGACCCCCACGAAGTTCCTCGACGCGGTCGAGGACCTCGACGTGGACGTGCCCCTCGTCTGTATGACCTACTACAACCTCATCTACCAGTTCGGCGAGGAGGCGGGGCCACGGCCGTTCGTCGAACGCGCCGCCGAGGTGGGGCTGTCGGGGTTCGTCGTCCCGGACTTACCGGCCGAGGAGTCCGGGCCGCTCAGGGAGGCCTGCGACGAGTTCGGCCTCGACCTGATATTCATCGTCGCGCCGACGACCCGCGGCGAGCGCCTCGAACGCCTCATGGACCAGACCTCCGGGTACGTCTACGTGCAGGCTCGCCTCGGCGTCACGGGCGCGAAGGCGGACGTGAGCGACCAGACCGGCGAGAGCCTCGACCGACTGTCGGAGTGGGACGTCCCGAAGGCCGTCGGGTTCGGCATCTCCTCGGGCGAGCAGGCCCGCGAAGTCGTGGCGGCGGGCGCGGACGGCGTCATCGTCGGGAGCGCCCTCGTCGACATCGTTGCCGAAGGGACTTCGGCAGCCAGCCGGACGCAGTCCGGCGACGTCGCCGAAGGACACGAGAACGGCGACAGCACCGAGGAGGTCGCCGCCCGACTGGAGGAGAAGGCGCGCGAACTGAAGGAGGGCGCACTCGCGGGAGCGCAAGCACGGACGCGACCGGAACGGACTTGA
- a CDS encoding 2-amino-3,7-dideoxy-D-threo-hept-6-ulosonate synthase, translated as MNTGIQARLDRIGTDGKFLVVPMDHGITLGAVTGLKDIESTIDAVTRGGADSVLTQKGIAPRVHGNTNGAGFIVHLNASTVVGPDENDKRVTGTVEEAVRAGADAVSVHLNVGSNYEGKQMEDLARVTDEAERLGMPVLAMTYARGPGVDESDPEALGHAARLGEELGAHVIKTGYSGDAESFEHVVESTRLPVVIAGGEPEGDKATLEAVRGAMDAGGAGVSMGRSIFQHDDPEAITRAVSAVVHDDASAEDALERAGFSTPV; from the coding sequence ATGAACACCGGTATCCAGGCACGACTCGACCGCATCGGGACAGACGGGAAGTTCCTCGTCGTCCCGATGGACCACGGCATCACGCTCGGTGCGGTAACAGGTCTCAAGGACATTGAATCGACCATCGACGCGGTGACGCGCGGCGGCGCGGACTCCGTCCTCACCCAGAAGGGCATCGCCCCGCGCGTCCACGGCAACACGAACGGCGCGGGCTTCATCGTCCACCTCAACGCCTCGACGGTCGTCGGCCCGGACGAGAACGACAAGCGCGTCACCGGCACCGTCGAGGAGGCGGTCCGCGCGGGCGCCGACGCCGTCTCCGTCCACCTCAACGTCGGCAGTAACTACGAGGGCAAACAGATGGAGGACCTCGCGCGGGTCACCGACGAGGCCGAACGCCTCGGGATGCCCGTCCTCGCGATGACGTACGCCCGCGGTCCCGGGGTGGACGAGTCCGACCCCGAGGCGCTCGGTCACGCGGCCCGTCTCGGCGAGGAACTCGGCGCACACGTCATCAAGACGGGTTACTCCGGCGACGCCGAGAGCTTCGAACACGTCGTGGAGTCGACGCGCCTGCCGGTCGTCATCGCGGGCGGCGAACCCGAGGGCGACAAGGCCACCCTCGAAGCCGTCCGCGGCGCGATGGACGCCGGCGGCGCGGGCGTCTCGATGGGCCGCTCCATCTTCCAGCACGACGACCCCGAGGCCATCACCCGCGCGGTCAGCGCCGTCGTCCACGACGACGCCAGCGCGGAGGACGCCCTCGAACGCGCGGGCTTCTCCACGCCGGTCTGA
- a CDS encoding SDR family NAD(P)-dependent oxidoreductase codes for MGTVSYDFEGDTVAVAGGASGIGRAVALAFARAGASVVVADLRERPADQHASVPTHRVVHEGGGDAAFVETDVTDVEAVDSLVEATREFGGLDVLVNAASAVAGGSLLDADPDSFDLVVETATRGTLLGTRAAARDFTERGVEGCVVNVVPVGASTPTSDDVAAVTAAGAVRTLTRESARELAGAGVRVNAVVPGPGAACVGDGDELSEIEERVPLGRPGFPEDVVPATLFLASEGASFATGELLAVDGGWGVHGEV; via the coding sequence ATGGGAACGGTCTCGTACGACTTCGAGGGCGACACCGTCGCCGTCGCGGGCGGCGCGAGCGGCATCGGGCGGGCCGTCGCGCTGGCGTTCGCCCGCGCGGGCGCGAGCGTCGTCGTCGCCGACCTGCGCGAGCGCCCGGCCGACCAGCACGCGAGCGTGCCGACCCACCGCGTCGTCCACGAGGGCGGCGGGGACGCGGCGTTCGTCGAGACGGACGTCACCGACGTCGAGGCGGTGGACTCGCTCGTCGAGGCGACCCGCGAGTTCGGCGGCCTCGACGTCCTCGTCAACGCCGCGAGCGCGGTCGCTGGCGGGTCGTTGCTGGACGCCGACCCGGACTCGTTCGACCTGGTCGTCGAGACGGCCACCCGGGGGACGCTCCTGGGGACGCGGGCCGCCGCCCGGGACTTCACCGAGCGAGGCGTCGAGGGTTGTGTCGTCAACGTGGTCCCGGTCGGGGCGTCGACCCCGACGAGCGACGACGTCGCCGCCGTGACAGCCGCTGGGGCGGTGCGGACGCTCACCCGCGAGTCGGCGCGCGAACTCGCCGGGGCGGGGGTCCGGGTGAACGCCGTGGTGCCGGGGCCGGGCGCGGCCTGCGTCGGCGACGGGGACGAACTATCGGAGATCGAAGAGCGCGTCCCCCTCGGGCGGCCGGGGTTCCCCGAGGATGTCGTCCCCGCGACGCTCTTTCTCGCCAGTGAGGGGGCGTCGTTCGCCACGGGCGAACTGCTGGCCGTCGACGGCGGGTGGGGCGTGCACGGCGAGGTGTGA
- a CDS encoding HAD family hydrolase has translation MTVPPTAVLFDLDDTLCEHRRTLAERLAAAADHADLALPFDADAVRAAFADVPTAATAHEFYTYLFAAAARRVGGDPSLAPRLATAFRVASDPAAVRFRPGATDALAAVRDRDVAVGLVTNGGRTTQSAKLAALGIEDAFDVRVFATPDRGLKPSAYPFRRALATLDADPARTLYVGNSLRADVTGANREGLRSVWYPTADERTPDPHPAPDHTLDTLADLPALL, from the coding sequence GTGACGGTCCCCCCGACTGCGGTTCTCTTCGACCTCGACGACACCCTCTGTGAACACCGCCGCACCCTCGCCGAGCGACTGGCCGCGGCGGCAGACCACGCCGACCTCGCCCTCCCGTTCGACGCTGACGCGGTGCGCGCGGCGTTCGCCGACGTGCCGACCGCCGCCACCGCCCACGAGTTCTACACCTACCTGTTCGCCGCGGCGGCGCGACGGGTCGGCGGCGACCCCTCCCTCGCGCCGCGCCTCGCCACCGCCTTCAGAGTGGCGTCCGACCCCGCGGCGGTCCGGTTTCGCCCCGGCGCGACAGACGCACTCGCCGCCGTCCGCGACCGAGACGTGGCCGTCGGTCTCGTCACGAACGGCGGGCGGACGACCCAGTCGGCGAAACTCGCCGCCCTCGGCATCGAGGACGCCTTCGACGTGCGCGTGTTCGCCACGCCCGACCGGGGACTGAAGCCCAGCGCTTACCCCTTCCGTCGGGCGCTCGCCACTCTCGACGCCGACCCGGCGCGCACGCTCTACGTCGGCAACTCCCTCCGGGCGGACGTGACCGGCGCGAACCGCGAGGGCCTCCGGTCGGTGTGGTATCCGACCGCGGACGAGCGCACCCCGGACCCGCATCCCGCGCCGGACCACACGCTCGACACCCTCGCAGACCTGCCCGCGTTGCTGTAG
- a CDS encoding 3-dehydroquinate synthase II, which translates to MTRAVWLKADDEVGDWDARRQRITAGLEAGVDWVLVDREDVARVRELGQVNVAAFAGDDVHVMDAEPDAEPDHDATPDALVVGKGTEGDGTVDLPNDLSGSADLTAVRRNGAQGVYVRIRDQRYETFAEEAARDADFTIVVGEDWKIIPLENLIARIGEETDLVAGVTTAEEARTAFETLELGADAVLLDTDDPDVIRETVDLRDAAEREHLDLTWATVTAIEQTGSADRVCVDTGSLFDHDEGMLVGSMSRGLFFVHAETAESPYVASRPFRVNAGAVHAYVRTPDGKTKYLAELTSGDEVQVVDTEGNTREAIVGRSKIEKRPMFRVQAEVEGDRIETLLQNAETIKVATREGRTAVTDLQEGDEVLVHYEDTARHFGEQVEESIIEQ; encoded by the coding sequence ATGACACGTGCCGTCTGGCTGAAGGCAGACGACGAGGTGGGAGACTGGGACGCGCGACGCCAGCGAATCACCGCCGGCCTCGAAGCCGGCGTGGACTGGGTGCTCGTCGACCGGGAGGACGTGGCTCGCGTCCGGGAACTCGGGCAGGTGAACGTCGCGGCGTTCGCGGGCGACGACGTCCACGTGATGGACGCCGAACCCGACGCCGAACCAGACCACGACGCCACCCCCGACGCCCTCGTCGTCGGGAAGGGAACCGAGGGAGACGGCACGGTCGACCTGCCGAACGACCTCTCGGGGTCGGCGGACCTCACCGCCGTCCGCCGAAACGGCGCACAGGGCGTCTACGTCCGCATCCGCGACCAGCGCTACGAGACGTTCGCGGAGGAGGCGGCCCGCGACGCCGACTTCACCATCGTCGTCGGCGAGGACTGGAAGATCATCCCGCTGGAGAACCTCATCGCCCGCATCGGCGAGGAGACGGACCTCGTCGCGGGCGTCACCACCGCCGAGGAGGCCCGAACGGCCTTCGAGACGCTCGAACTCGGCGCGGACGCCGTCCTCCTCGACACGGACGACCCGGACGTCATCCGGGAGACGGTCGACCTGCGCGACGCGGCCGAACGCGAACACCTCGACCTGACGTGGGCCACTGTGACGGCCATCGAACAGACCGGGAGCGCGGACCGCGTTTGCGTTGACACCGGGAGCCTGTTCGACCACGACGAAGGGATGCTCGTCGGGTCGATGTCTCGAGGGCTGTTCTTCGTCCACGCCGAGACGGCCGAGTCGCCGTACGTCGCCTCCCGCCCCTTCCGGGTGAACGCGGGTGCCGTCCACGCCTACGTCCGCACGCCCGACGGCAAGACGAAGTACCTCGCCGAACTCACGAGCGGGGACGAGGTGCAGGTCGTCGACACCGAGGGGAACACCCGCGAGGCCATCGTCGGGCGCTCGAAGATAGAGAAACGCCCGATGTTCCGCGTGCAGGCGGAGGTCGAAGGCGACCGCATCGAGACGCTCCTCCAGAACGCCGAGACCATCAAGGTCGCCACCCGCGAGGGCCGGACGGCCGTCACCGACCTACAGGAGGGCGACGAGGTTCTCGTCCACTACGAGGACACCGCCCGCCACTTCGGCGAACAGGTCGAGGAGTCCATCATCGAGCAGTAG
- a CDS encoding DsbA family protein, translated as MTLSRRRLLLAGGSAAAVGLSGCLGLGGDAPDDPNETSGSNGTDAGGNGSASTTTPAEVDGPIANAPVPNDPGEFTYARMGSGDLPTFTYFGNWKCPFCARFSVDILGDLVTQYVASGRLDMEYRGLAYVNGEPFLGPDAPRATRAGLAVWAVDPERYWPYHEYVMANQPSEAREWATADRLVEFARAAGVSDPEAVRERLDDEAFERAVEETSARASELELRGTPSLLVDGTVVSPFARESGDIVANPEMYELLDSLAEG; from the coding sequence ATGACGCTCTCCAGACGCCGCCTCCTCCTCGCCGGGGGGAGCGCGGCCGCGGTCGGCCTGAGTGGCTGTCTCGGTCTCGGCGGGGACGCGCCCGACGACCCGAACGAGACGAGCGGTTCGAACGGGACCGACGCCGGTGGGAACGGGTCGGCCTCGACGACTACGCCCGCCGAGGTCGACGGCCCCATCGCGAACGCCCCCGTCCCCAACGACCCCGGGGAGTTCACCTACGCGCGGATGGGGTCCGGCGACCTGCCGACGTTCACCTACTTCGGCAACTGGAAGTGCCCCTTCTGTGCCCGGTTCAGCGTCGACATCCTCGGTGACCTCGTGACGCAGTACGTCGCCTCGGGCCGACTCGACATGGAGTACCGGGGGCTGGCGTACGTCAACGGCGAGCCGTTCCTCGGGCCGGACGCGCCGCGGGCGACCCGCGCGGGACTGGCCGTCTGGGCCGTCGACCCCGAGCGCTACTGGCCGTACCACGAGTACGTCATGGCCAACCAACCGTCCGAGGCGCGGGAGTGGGCCACCGCCGACCGCCTCGTCGAGTTCGCCCGCGCCGCGGGCGTCTCGGACCCCGAGGCCGTCCGCGAGCGACTGGACGACGAGGCGTTCGAGCGGGCCGTCGAGGAGACGAGCGCCCGCGCGAGCGAGTTGGAACTCCGCGGCACCCCGTCGCTCCTCGTCGACGGGACCGTCGTCAGCCCCTTCGCCCGGGAGAGCGGCGACATCGTCGCCAATCCGGAGATGTACGAACTGCTCGACTCGCTCGCGGAGGGATGA